The nucleotide sequence CGGTGCGGCGTTATGCGGCTCGCTGGCGGCAGGCGCGGCGTCGCGATGTGATGGATGCGCCGGCGTTCATCCCGCTGCTGTTCCGGCCGGGCGAGGCGTATCAGTTCGACTGGAGCCATGAGGACGTCGAGATCTCGGGCAAGCCGATGCGTGTAAAGGTCGCGCATGTGCGGCTGTGCGCATCACGGGTGATGTATGTGCGCGCCTATCCCCGCGAGACACAGGAGATGCTGTTCGACGCGCATGCGCGGGCATTCGCCTTCTTCGGAGGCGTGCCGACGCGCGGCATCTACGACAACATGAAGACGGCGGTGACGAGCGTGTTCACGGGCAAGGAGCGGGTCTTCAACCGGCGCTTCCTGGTCATGGCCAACCATTACATGGTCGAGCCGACCGCCTGCTCACCGGCGTCGGGCTGGGAGAAGGGTCAGGTCGAGAACCAGGTGCAGACCGCGCGCGGCCGCTTCTTCCAGCCACGCCTGCGATTTACCAGCCTCGAGGAGCTGAACGGTTGGCTGGAGGCCGAGTGTCGGCGCTGGGCCGACATGCACCGGCATCCCGAGCGGAAGGAACTGACGGTCGCCCAGGCATGGGCAGCCGAACGGGCGGTGCTCCAGCCTGTTGTCGCGCCCTTCGACGGCTTCCACGAGAGCGAGCACGCGGTAAGCGGCACTTGCCTCATCAGCTTCGACCGCAACCGCTACTCCGTTTCTGCCCGGACGGTTCGGCGCGTTGTGCAGGTCCGTGCCTATGCCGACCGCATCCTCGTGCGCTGCGACGGTGAAGTCGTCGCCGACCATCCCCGGTTCTTTGGCCGGGACCGGACCATCTACGACCCGTGGCATTATCTGCCGGTGTTGGCGAC is from Roseomonas aeriglobus and encodes:
- the istA gene encoding IS21 family transposase; this translates as MLVLETVLRIRREHASGKAIKAIARDLHLSRKVVRKAIRAPEADMGYRREVQPLPKLGPFQARLDALLEEDEARPRREKLRLTRIHDLLLREGFDGSYDAVRRYAARWRQARRRDVMDAPAFIPLLFRPGEAYQFDWSHEDVEISGKPMRVKVAHVRLCASRVMYVRAYPRETQEMLFDAHARAFAFFGGVPTRGIYDNMKTAVTSVFTGKERVFNRRFLVMANHYMVEPTACSPASGWEKGQVENQVQTARGRFFQPRLRFTSLEELNGWLEAECRRWADMHRHPERKELTVAQAWAAERAVLQPVVAPFDGFHESEHAVSGTCLISFDRNRYSVSARTVRRVVQVRAYADRILVRCDGEVVADHPRFFGRDRTIYDPWHYLPVLATKPGALRNGAPFQGWELPPALSRLRRKLGAGDDADRRFVRVLATVLDDGLEAVEAAVREALLAGTASDDVIVNILARRREPPRPLTIVTPEDLALRHPPRADCNRYDSLRGLHAAA